CCGGCGGTGGTGGCCTTGACCTCGGAGGGGTTCGCGGCCCGGGTCGTGACGAAGATGGCCGCGACCAGGCCGAGCAGCAGCAGGCCCACCAGGAAGCCGACGGGGTGCCCGGTGGAGCTGCCGGCGATCAGCCGGAGAATCCCGAAGACGAGCAGCACCCAGTACGCGACGGCGGTGAACACCCAGGTCCGGCGGATCTTCCCCGCGTCGACGAGCAGGCCGCGCGCGACCAGGCCGTTTTCCAGGTCGGCCAGCGCGGGGTGGTGCAGCACTTCACGGCTCACCGAAGCGACGGCGGTGCCGGTCTTGCTGATCCGCGTCAGGGCGGCGCGGCCCAGGTCGTCCGGCGCGCTGCCCCGGACGCGGTGCACGCGGCCGGTGCCGTCCATCCGGATGGTCTGGCGCTCCAGCAGGCGCGCGACGACGAACTCGCCGGCGCGCGGGCGCCCGCCGGTCAGCAGTGCGAGTTCTTCGGCCCGGTCCGGCGCGCCGCCCGCGCGGCCGCGCAGCAGCAGCTTGACGCGCACCGCGGCGTAGAGCGCGGGTACGAGCAGGAGGCCCAGGTAGAGGCCTGTGAACAGCGGTCCGGGAATGCCCCAGGTGTCGGTCATGACGCCGCCCTCCCTCGTCCGTGTGCGGAGACTACGTCCGAGGAAGGGCGGCGGT
The window above is part of the Amycolatopsis camponoti genome. Proteins encoded here:
- a CDS encoding TIGR04222 domain-containing membrane protein → MTDTWGIPGPLFTGLYLGLLLVPALYAAVRVKLLLRGRAGGAPDRAEELALLTGGRPRAGEFVVARLLERQTIRMDGTGRVHRVRGSAPDDLGRAALTRISKTGTAVASVSREVLHHPALADLENGLVARGLLVDAGKIRRTWVFTAVAYWVLLVFGILRLIAGSSTGHPVGFLVGLLLLGLVAAIFVTTRAANPSEVKATTAGRAAAGEAERAGSLTSGPAGAVAVGGFGGHPDKDVRLAVSRSTVVSTSRAHSRRGRWAAAGGGGGFAGYYGGSSCSGASGGSSCGGGGGGGCGGGGGGGCGG